One genomic segment of Hordeum vulgare subsp. vulgare chromosome 2H, MorexV3_pseudomolecules_assembly, whole genome shotgun sequence includes these proteins:
- the LOC123427782 gene encoding autophagy-related protein 8B translates to MAKSSFKLEHPLERRQAEANRIREKYSDRIPVIVEKAGKSDIPDIDKKKYLVPADLTVGQFVYVVRKRIKLSAEKAIFIFVKNTLPPTAALMSAIYEENKDEDGFLYMTYSGENTFGSLESL, encoded by the exons agAGGAGGCAGGCGGAGGCTAACCGCATAAGAGAGAAGTACTCTGACAGAATTCCT GTGATCGTTGAGAAGGCTGGGAAGAGTGATATTCCTGACATTGACAAGAAAAA GTACCTTGTCCCAGCTGATCTTACAGTTGGACAGTTTGTGTACGTGGTTCGTAAGCGTATCAAGCTCAGCGCTGAGAAAGCGATCTTCATCTTTGTCAAGAACACTCTTCCACCAACAG CTGCCCTGATGTCTGCGATTTACGAGGAGAACAAGGACGAGGACGGCTTCCTCTACATGACCTACAGCGGGGAGAACACCTTTGGATCGCTCGAATCGCTCTAG